GATCCGCCCCGGATAGCTCCCCGCCCACTCCTCGTGGCACCAGTCGTTCCAGGCACGGACCGCGGCCAACGCGAGCTTCGGATCCTTCGGCAGCAGCTGGAGTCGCTGCCCCGCGAAGCCGGGCAGGAAGGACGGAAAGTTCATCGAGGCCCACACCCCTGCCGTGTCCATGTCCCGGATCCGCGCGTGGATGTCCCAGGCCCCGCGCCGCATCTGGTCGAAGCGCGCCGGCTCGAAGCTGTACTCCGTGACGGGGCGCCCCACGACGGCGTTGAAACCGACGTTGGGAAGCACTTCGCCGGCGTAGGTCCACACCTCGCCACCGTCGTCCGACTCGATCACCTTCGGCGCCTGGTCCGCGAGCGCCTTTGGGAAGCGTCCCTCGAAGGTGTGCGGCGGCTCGACGATGTGATCGTCGACGGAGATGATCGGCCAGCGGCGCTTCTGGCGGGGCGGTTCGGGCAGGAACGTGACGCGGCGCTCGCCGCCGCGTCCCGCGACGGTGAAGTCCGTCTGTCGCTGGAGGTCCTCGAGATCGGCCATGAATGGAATTCCCTCGGCGGACTCTCGCCGCCTCGGGCAATCCTAGGCGATCGGATGTCGCCTGGCCGGACCCGCCGGGGTCCTAGATCGCACCGGCTTCCCGGAGCGCGTCGACCTTCTCCGCGGAGTAGCCGAGGAGCTCGCCGTAGACGATCTCGTTCGCCGACGCCTGCGGCAGGCCGGGAAAACGGATCTTCGTCGACTTCTCGCCGAGCAGGCGGAAGGGGATGTTCGGCATCTTGAGCTCGATCCCCGTGGCGGGATCTTCCACGTAGTAGAAGCTCCCACGCTCGGCGTAGTGCTCGTCCTCGTCGATGTCGGCCATCGTGAGGATCGGCCCTGCCGTGATGCCTTCCTTGGAGCAGATCTCGAGGACGTCGGCCTCGGTCTTGGTCGAGTGCCACTCCTGGATGATGTCGTTCAGGATGTAGCGATTGCCGATCCGATCGACGTTCGTCTTGAAGCGCTCGTCCTCGATCAGCTCCGGCTGGCCCATGACCTTCGCGAGGTTCTCCCAGGGCTTCTGGGCGGAGCAGGACAGCGCGATGTAGCGGTCGTCCTTCGTCTTGTAGACGCTGCGCGGCGCGGCGGAGCGGAGCTCGTTGCCGATCGGCTCGGGGTTCTGGCCGGTCAGCTTGTAACCGACGAACTCGCCGCCGAAGTAGCCGAAGAGCGCCTCGTAGAGCGAGATGTCGATCACCTGGCCACCCTTCACCCCACGCTCCTGGCGCATCATCGCGAGCGAGATCGCGTAGGCGAGATGGATGCCCGTCGTGAGGTCGGCGAGAGCGTGGGGCGGCGAGAGCGGCCCCTTCTCCGGGTCGCCGTTCAGGTAGGAGAAGCCGCTGTACGCCTCGGCGAGGGTCCCGAAGCCGGGCTGCTGGTTCTTCGGGCCGGTCATGCCGTAGCCCGAGACCTTGCCGATGATGATGCCGGGATTGATCTCGAGGATGTGCTCGTGGGAGAAGCCGAGCCGGTCCATCGCACCGACGCGCATGTTCTCGATCAGCACGTCGCTCTGCTTGATCAGCTCCGTGAAGATCTCCTTCCCTTCGTCGGCCTTCATGTTGATGGTGACCGGGAACTTGTTGCGACCCACGACCGAGTGGTACGGCTCGATGCCGAGTTCCTTGAGGGTGCTCCAGCCGCGCAGAGCGTCCGGCAGCTTCGGGTTCTCGATCTTGATGATGTCGGCGCCGGCGTCCCCGAGCATGCAGGCCGCGTAGGGGGCGGCGACGACCGTCGAGAAGTCGAGCACGCGCTTGCCCTCGAGCGGCAGGCCTTCGAAGCAGCTCGCCTGGCGCTGGCCGGCGATGAATTCGTTGAGTTCTTCTCGGGTTCGCATGTCGGATTCCCTCGTTGGGGTCGGGGTTCGGGTCGGGGCTCGGGTCGGAATCGGTTCGGGATTCACCGCCCGCTTCGGGTCGGGCGTCGGCGATCTCGCGGGGCGTCGGCCGATCGTCCGCGGGCGCCGCCGCCGATGGGTCGTGGCGTCCTCGGAGGCCGGGATCCGCGCGCAGAACGCGCCGGCGGGCCCCAGACCGGCCGCAGGATAGGCGCTCGCGAGGGCGCTGCAATGACTCGCGGCCCGCGGGCATCGGGCGCCGCCGGCAACGCGGCGGCAAGCACGCGACGGGCCGGCAAACGCGCGAAGCGGCGGCAAGCACGCAACGGGCCGGCCAACACGCGACGCGGCGGATCCGGCGCTCAGTCGACGAGATATCCCATCGCCCGGAGCCGGGCCTGGGTCTCCGGATCGAGCTCGATCGTCCGTTCGTCTCTCCCGACGAGGCGACGAGCGACCTCCTGGTTCCCGGCCTGGAACTCGGCGAGGAACGACATCGCCTCGCGTGCGAGGGCCCGGGCCTCCGGCGTCTCGACCGGGGCCGTCTCCCGGGGATCCGAGCGCACGTCGAAGACCCGGACCTTCTCCCCCGCTTCCGGGTCCGCATCGACGCGTCGCGCGTCCCCTTTCAAGCGGATCGAGCTCAGGACATGGTGGCCCTCGAAGAAGACCGAGCCCCACGGTCGGGCATCCTCTGCCGCGCGCCCGATCACTTCGTCCGACACGACGATGTCGTCGACGGGCGTCTCACGCGCGCCGCCACGAAGCGTCGAAGCCCAGGAGCGGCCCTGAAGCGGCAGCGCCTCCCTCGGAACCTCGAGCAGGTCGAGGATCGTCGGCATGACGTCGATCAGTCCCGCCGACGCGCGAATGCGCTGGCCCGCCGGGATCCGTCCCGGCCAACCGAACACGATCGGCACGTGCAGGACCTGTACGAAGCCGGGCGGATGGTGCTCCCAGAGGTCGTGCTCTCCGAGATGCTCGCCGTGGTCCGACACGAACACCATCAGCGTGTTCGCGAGCCGACCGGAGGCCTCGAGGCGTTCCAGGAAACGCGCGATCACCTCGTCGTTGTTGCGGATCTCGCCGTCGTAGCGCGCGCGGCGACCGGCGCGAGTCGGCGACGCGATCCACTCCGGATCGTGGCGCACGACGTCGGGCGTCTCCGGTTCGCTCCCTTCTTCGAGGTCGCGGAACCACGCGTCGTGGGGCGCCGGCGGATCGTACGGACCATGGGGATCGACGACGTGGATGTAGAGGAAGGTGTTCCGGTCGGCGTGCCGTGCGATCCAGCGGTCGAGCGTCGGGCCGATCACGTCGTCCGTCGAAGGGCTCACTCCGAAGACGTTCCGCTCCCGAGGTGCGCCCTCCCCCGTCGCGATCGGGTAGTCCTGGAACAGGTGGTCGAAGCCCTGGTCGATCCCGGAGAAGGGGCCGGCGTTGCCGTTCGGAACGAAGGCGGCCGTCGCGAAACCCTGTCGACGGAGCACCTCGGCCAGGGTCACGTGGCCCTCGTCGAGGCGCTGCGTGAAGTCCCAGACGCCCGTCGTCGTCGGGAAGAGCCCCGTCATGAGCGAGGGTACGGAGGGCCTCGTCTTCGTCGCCTGCGCGTACCCGTACTCGAAGACGGCGCCGCCCCGCGCGTATGCATCGAGGCCCGGCGTGGTCTCGCGCGCGTATCCGTAGGTCGAGAGGTGATCGGCCCGCAGCGTGTCCTGGAGCAGCACGATCACGTGCATCGGCGCGCGGGGCGATGTCGAGACGGTCGGCGCGCTCCAGAATCCGACACCGCCGGAGGCGCCCTCGGTCCGGAGTCGGAGCGTGACGTCCTTCCCCGCCCAGCGCGCCAGCGAGACGTCCACGTCTCGCCAACCCGCTCGATCGGCCACCATCGCGTCGACGAGTCCCGTCGCCTGTCCGCCCTCCAAGACGTCGACCCCGAAGCGGATCGGCGCGGACGAGTCGTGGACGGCGAGACCCGTGCGGAGGCGCGTGGGCGTCGGCGGGAGTGCGAGATCGTATTCGAGGGTCACGCCGGCGCCCGTATGGAGGACCCGCCGACGTTCGAGCGCGATCTCCTCGTCGCTCACGCCCGTCGGGGCCGCCGCATAGCGTTCCTGGACGGAGACCCATCGGACCGAAGCGATCTCGAGGTCGTCGTCCCGGTCGAGGGAGGGACGGAGCCAGACGCGCCGGATCCGCCCGCCGGCGGGAACGCGCTTTCGAAGGAGATCGCGGAGATGGATCCGATAGGTATGGAAGGCCCCGTCCGGCGTCGTGTCGACGTCCAGGATCGCGACCCGCGCGTCCTCGCGCTTTCCGAGCGACGCCTCCCGATCGGCGCTCCACGCCCACTCCATCCGACGAATGGATCGCGTCTTCAGTCGGAGTTCGAGCGCCGCGACTCGCTCGATCGGAACGTCGATTGGACCGGCCGTCGTGAGCGCATCGCCCTTGCGATAGTCGATCCGCAGGACGTCGCCGTCGTGCGCGTATTCGCTCGCGTCCGGGCGGAGCACGAGGGGCGCGAGCCCAGGCTCGACCGCGGAGGATTCCGCTCGATCGGGTTCCTCGATGCGACGCGCCTCGGCGAGCCGGTCGTCGAGGCGCCAGACGAATCCGTTCGCGGGATGGACGTCGAGCGCGGCCAGTGTCCGCGCTGCGTCGAAGTCCTCGAGTCGATCGAAGAGCGCGGCGTTTCGTTCGAGGTGCTCCGCGGCGCGTGCACGGAAGCGCTCGAGGCGCGTGCCCTCGACGGCCGGAGGTTCGACCGTCGCGCCGTCGTCCCCATGACACGCGGGGAACGAGGCGAGCAGCGCGACCGAGAGGACGAAACTGAAGAGGACAGGGACGAGACGCCGGACTCGCATCGAAGGTCATCTCGCTCGTGGCCGAGGGTGGGAAGCCGCGCGGGCGCGCCCCTCACGCACGCGCCGTCCGCAACATACCGAGCGCGGCCGCGCGGATCAGCCCGCGACCGCGTTCAGCGGAGCGGCAGCCGTCGCTCCAGGCGTTCGGCGCGTGCGGCGGGAACGAAGTCGATGAGGCAGAC
The genomic region above belongs to bacterium and contains:
- a CDS encoding CoA transferase, whose product is MRTREELNEFIAGQRQASCFEGLPLEGKRVLDFSTVVAAPYAACMLGDAGADIIKIENPKLPDALRGWSTLKELGIEPYHSVVGRNKFPVTINMKADEGKEIFTELIKQSDVLIENMRVGAMDRLGFSHEHILEINPGIIIGKVSGYGMTGPKNQQPGFGTLAEAYSGFSYLNGDPEKGPLSPPHALADLTTGIHLAYAISLAMMRQERGVKGGQVIDISLYEALFGYFGGEFVGYKLTGQNPEPIGNELRSAAPRSVYKTKDDRYIALSCSAQKPWENLAKVMGQPELIEDERFKTNVDRIGNRYILNDIIQEWHSTKTEADVLEICSKEGITAGPILTMADIDEDEHYAERGSFYYVEDPATGIELKMPNIPFRLLGEKSTKIRFPGLPQASANEIVYGELLGYSAEKVDALREAGAI
- a CDS encoding sulfatase — translated: MRVRRLVPVLFSFVLSVALLASFPACHGDDGATVEPPAVEGTRLERFRARAAEHLERNAALFDRLEDFDAARTLAALDVHPANGFVWRLDDRLAEARRIEEPDRAESSAVEPGLAPLVLRPDASEYAHDGDVLRIDYRKGDALTTAGPIDVPIERVAALELRLKTRSIRRMEWAWSADREASLGKREDARVAILDVDTTPDGAFHTYRIHLRDLLRKRVPAGGRIRRVWLRPSLDRDDDLEIASVRWVSVQERYAAAPTGVSDEEIALERRRVLHTGAGVTLEYDLALPPTPTRLRTGLAVHDSSAPIRFGVDVLEGGQATGLVDAMVADRAGWRDVDVSLARWAGKDVTLRLRTEGASGGVGFWSAPTVSTSPRAPMHVIVLLQDTLRADHLSTYGYARETTPGLDAYARGGAVFEYGYAQATKTRPSVPSLMTGLFPTTTGVWDFTQRLDEGHVTLAEVLRRQGFATAAFVPNGNAGPFSGIDQGFDHLFQDYPIATGEGAPRERNVFGVSPSTDDVIGPTLDRWIARHADRNTFLYIHVVDPHGPYDPPAPHDAWFRDLEEGSEPETPDVVRHDPEWIASPTRAGRRARYDGEIRNNDEVIARFLERLEASGRLANTLMVFVSDHGEHLGEHDLWEHHPPGFVQVLHVPIVFGWPGRIPAGQRIRASAGLIDVMPTILDLLEVPREALPLQGRSWASTLRGGARETPVDDIVVSDEVIGRAAEDARPWGSVFFEGHHVLSSIRLKGDARRVDADPEAGEKVRVFDVRSDPRETAPVETPEARALAREAMSFLAEFQAGNQEVARRLVGRDERTIELDPETQARLRAMGYLVD